The Maylandia zebra isolate NMK-2024a linkage group LG4, Mzebra_GT3a, whole genome shotgun sequence genome segment CCTCGTCAAATGCTCAAACCGCCTCAATTGTCTCCTTTTGAAGCAGAAGACTAGCAGCTCTACTTTCAGTCCCTTCAGAATCATTGTACTCCTCACTCTGTCTCCAAGGGAGAGGCCAGTCACCCTTCACCCAGTcacagaaatgagagaaagctcatttctgctgcttgtatctgCATAATTTATTCTTTCTGTCAACATCCAAAGCTTGTGACTACAGGTGAGGGTAGAGACTAATCTGTAAATCAGCTCAGTGTCCCCAAACAGTCTAtttgggcgaccgtggctcagggggttgggaagcgtatctgtaactggaaggtcgccggttcgatccccgggctctctgtcctggtcgttgtgtccttgggcaagacactttaccctaccgcctactggtgttggccagaggggcagatggcgcgatatggcagcctcgcttctgtcagtctgccccagggcagctgtggctacaactgtagctgcctccaccagtgtgtgaatgcgagagtgaatgaatagtggcattgtaaagtgctttgggtgccttgaaaagcgctatataaatccaatccattattattatcaatctGCAATAATGCAATACTCTGCAGTGAAGCTTGAGAAACAGACCGAGAACGCCCCTCTATGGCAAAGACATTCCCTCCATCAGCGTTCCCCCCCAGCTGGACAATGCACCCTGACACAGTGCAAAAACTGCCACGAACAAAGAGCTAAAGGCACTGACCTGTTGCTAGTTGAGGAACTGTCTATGCACCAGTGGGTCAGAGCTATTTTAACAGCAGAAGGAAGACATTCACAACATTAGGTAGTTAGTTTTAAGATTATTGGCTGACTGGGGTGTGTTCTTGGAAAGGTTTTAAAGCTGtgttaaacatttttagaaGGTGTTATTGGACAAGAAACATCCAATCATCCAATAACATTTCAGCATATGAAAAATGAAGTAATCTGATAGAGCTAAACTGCCACTTTGGATTTCAATCAAACCTCTACTCATCACAAATATCTTGAATAGTACAAAAATAATAGAAGGAATGAAAACATCCATAAAAAGTACTTTAAAGCCAAAATCAGCACTGACTTACATATGAATCCTGTGGTTGGAGGATAAGACAAAACATTTCAAGAGATCTAAAGAGAGACTTTTCCAGTCATCGCTCAGGAAATGAGTAGGTGATAGGTCACAATGTAGGAGCCAATCAAAAGCAAACACTAGGTGATGCCCACAATGAAAAAACAGATGTGTTAATGTCTTTACCTTGGGCACAGCAGCTTGTAGGACCACATTGTGAACAGGCAGAGGTGCTGTATTAAGCATCGACACCACCATTACCAACACGTCAGGCCGCCCAGGGGGACAGTCAGAAGCAAAGTTGAGCAGCATGCGAACGCCATCCTTGTCATATGCAGTCACAGGTAAGACTTTACCTGAAGACACAGAGAATAGCCAGTCAAGCAGAGGCAGCCATTAACTACCCTCTCAGGTGCTGAGCCCTGTCTTTGTCTCTTACTCGGTCTGATGGCCTCCAGAGGGACGTGTACGTTGCTCAGGGAGATTTCATTGGCTCTAGCCGGGCTGCCCTGGAGTGGAGGGTGGCAAGGGGACAGAGAGCGAAACAGCGGACTTCCTGGGGCTGAGTCAAAGCTGTGAGCCTTCACATGGGACAAGGCTGGGGAGCCAGGCAAGGGTCCTTGGAGAAGAGCCGCTGAAGAGGGCGAGCCCTGCACAGGTACGAGGGGCGGTGCTGCTGCAGGCACTCCAAAGCTGGTTCCTCTGGCCGTCGTCTGGTTGGATAAACTGAAAATCCCATTTAATAAATGCCAATAAGACCTCACAATGCTGTTCTTGGAAAGTATCGGATATTTATGCCAAAATAGCCTCAGATTAGTGCTTTACGAGACAGAATTGCAGAAACCTTGCTACTTTGAGAATTTAAAATACAGGTTTCAAATAAACAGTGGACGGAAAAACATGAATAGATCACCTCTTGTGATCTGAAAAGCCCATCATGGCCAGATCCTGCAGGTTCTGTAGACTGTGGGTGACAGCTGGCTCAGCTGGTGGCACCACTGGACCTGAACAAGCTATGCTGCCAAACATACCAACACTTGTTGCTGGGGCCTGTGGAGGACAGGAGGAGGAAAGATAATttacacactgttacacactgactACATATCTGCAGTTAGTTATCCTAGAGTACCTGCAAGGAACTCCACTGGTTGGAGATTTCATCCAGCTTTGGTTTTGATTGGCTGCTCTGAGAGGTAGGCGGGTCATTCAGTCCTGGGAGATGATGCAGGCATTTGTCATCAtacaagacttttttttctttatctctcaTAAGatacaacaaaaacatgactcGTTAGATGGTTTTCTCATTTAGCGCTTCactaaaacacaataaaagcacATTTCCAAAACTGTCAAACTGCTCCTTTAATTCAATGAGACACGTTGGGGATGCTCTACCAAGAGACAGTAGCTCATCATCCAGGAGAGAGAGTGCAGTGGAGGCCTTGCTGGCAGGGGGATGACTCGGGCTGCTGCCCTGACTGCCAGCGAGGCGTTTGGGGGGAGGAGGCAGGACGGGGATGGGGATCACTGTGAGATCAGCAGCGACAGGATGTGAGGGCTGGGGTGGTGGAGCAGCAGGCTGTGGAGGGCTCGGAACATCAAGGCCGGCGAGGTCGATCAGTGTATCTGTGGTTTCTGCTGAgcgacacagacatgaaaagagAATGCAGCAGATGTATTAGATACAAAAGGGCAATCAAGTTTTTagcaaaaaacccccccaaaaaaacccccaaaaaaactgACCGCTCTCGCTGTGACCAGCTGTCGATAGAGATTCTTCACTGTCGCCGTTGATTGGTTGCCCCTCAACAATCTTCTTATAGGCGTTGATGACTCTGGAGAGGTCATCGCTGGCCTGGAGGATGTCACCTGAGGAGTCGAAGGTCAGTGGTTATAGATTTTACGCACAAAAAGTGAAGACAGGGCTCGCTCAGTCAAACCAAGACCAATgtgacaaacctaaactggtGTCATTGTCCTCCGTCTCAGTGGCCATTTTGAAAGCAGCTCGTCTCAGCTTGTCACAGCGCTCGTAGAGCTCCTGAGAGGTGACACAAAGGACGTGCTGTACGGTTAGCGTGCAGATGTGACACCAGCTGCTGTGTACTGCTGCTGTTAGAAACTTGGCAgacattaaagaatttgaaaatATCAAATGAAAACATCAGGTTCAAACTATATTTGTTAAAAAACGCGGTGCATTCAACCCACAATGAAATGATAAAACAAattactggagtgcaaaatatGAATTACTTTATCTGTGCCTTTAAATACTGAATTGAAAATATCTGTTCCaactttttccattttctgattGTTGAGTAAAGAATAAAGAAGATGATCCTGTTGAATTGTATGTgtgcttttttcccctgcaGGGACCAACCAGCAATTTCCACacaaagtgccaaaaactgcagttccttaaatggccacttgaggctggttcCAAATATGAGGTTAAAATTTCAAATTTTTCAGTAGAAAAAAAACGTGCATGGGTCCTGTAGGTCATTTTCCCCCTTCACAACAACTTTAGACGTTGTTGtacatgtgctgctgtgcttggggtCATTGTTCTACTGCATGACCCAATTTAAGCCAAGCTTCAGCTGTCAGACGGATGGCCTCCCAACTGTGTCCAGAATACTTCGGTAAACAGAAAGGTTCATGGGCaaaatgactgcaaggtgccttgtggctgcaaaacaagcccgaATCATCACCCATCCACCATCATTTGAATGACAGgtgggtcatcaacacagcagGCTTTAGTTGTTAGCTCCTTGCTGAGCTAaatcacatgactgaactggaagtgtctgctgtgtttATGGTGTTTGTGCgtttttgagcattttaatTCAGTATAGCATTGCATAGCTATCCATTCGGTTAAATGTACTCATACAGTCCAACAAGAATGTGCttccattttttaaatgaagataTTATTTCATTTGCAATAATTAGCACGTGACTGTGTCTGTGCGATTCATCTCGCAGTCTATCGATGTAGTTTCCGAACAAACCTAGCTAGCTGATAACTCAAAGCTGCACCATCTTGTCCAGTTATGGCCACTTTTGGTGACTAAAATCAATCTCAAAAAGGCAGCTCACAAGCCAGTGGGTTACATCGCAGTGGTCACCTCCATctgttatatacagtctatggcaTGGACGCACACCTTAATAATCTCCTTGTCTGAGTCAGTGGAACTGTCTTTATTGTAGTGGGACAGCATCTCGGTCAGTAGCTTGACGTTGATGTTCACCTCCTCCAGTGTGTGAATTCGCTTTGTAACCTTCTGCACCCGTGCCTCATCCTGGCAAAATATAAAACCCAATAAAGGGTTTTACATCAGAAAAATAGTGCAAAGTGCATTTGAAAAAGAACTCAATGGCTGCGGTAAATAGTCTCATTCACAAGGGTCTGACATGTCTCACCTCTTTCACCATGTTTTTGATTAATCTGTTGGCTTCCTGAAGATCTTCTGGGTTTTTACTCCGGAGAAGCTCAGCAAGCAgctacacagacacagacatcaGTCTGCTTGTTGTAATAATATAAGTATACGGAGTATATTTACACTAAAACAAATGATTTCAATAGGATGAGGCAATCTCTCACCTTGCCCATGTCCTCATTGTCAAACACAGGATGTTTAGGTCGCGTTGGAGGAGAAGGGATCAGAGTCCTATCCAGCGGTAACTCTGGGTCATGTGCCACAAGGCCTGTCAAAGAGAGCAAGGACAGGACTGAGGAAGATGTGTCTTTATATCCTTTATGCTAATCTGACTGATCCACATCCACACATACCCTGTCTCTTCAGCGTCTGGTAGGCTTCACCGATCTTGGTTTCACTGGGAAAAGCGACGGTCCAGCTGTACAGCATTTCAACAATCTTCAATTTCACCTTCTCAGGTGCACTGTCGCCCATGTACTGGAAATACAAAGCAATGACTCATTAGCCACTCAGCACGTGTTTTATCAGCACGAAACCTACCTGAAGACGACCCACCTTTGGAGAAACAACTTTAATCAGCTCATTCAAAAATCTATATTTTCCGACTTCATTGTGAAACCGTCTGCCGCAGTTCTTCATACACGCCTCCAGCACCTGCCCACACGACATTTATGTGAATGGTTGGTTTAGCAGTTCGTAAAAAATGTGCTTGCTGACGGTTCTGTGCAGCATTTCTTACTGTCAGAGCTTGAAGTGCTTCCCATTCTTGTGGAGAGTGGATTTTGTGTACGAGCAGCGTTACGGCTATCTGgggactgcaaaaaaaaaaaagagagaccggaaagaaaaaataaatccataaatatATTCCTGTGCtagttgaaaaaaataaaaatgcattagACGTTACCCTTCCAGTTCCTTGTTGATCTGATCACAGAAGCCAATGATGTACTCCCAATCCTCTTGCCGGTTTGTTGGATGGGTGGCTTTATCTGTAAGAGAAAGACCATTGCACCAACTAAACATATGCCTTTAAGTAGCATCTTCTTCAGTGAATCTGATGGGTTCCTTCCTgtgaaaagggagtttttccttcccactgtcaccatgtGCCTGCTCAAAGGGGATTgcctgattgttggggttttctttgtattattgtacgccTGGAGGCCACTGTAGTTGTGATTTTGCGTTAtattaataaaacagaaattggATCAGAAAACTGCATATAACATAAAGCTTGACATTTACTCACTCCAAGTAAAAAATCCTGCTTACAAAGTCAGAACAAGCAGGCTAAAAAGGAGTTCTGCATTAATTATCCTCTCTGACCAATATTTCTAAAGAATCTGATATTATCGGACTGTTGATAGTGGGCATCAGTgatgtattattattaagacTAATCAGCTGAATACTTTGTATACACAGAGTTTAGTCTGACCCATTGTGATGATGAGGGAAAAAATACAAGCTctgaaccaaaaaaaacaaaacaaataataacataaaacaaaaaaaaatcaacataaatATCAGGATTTGTTATTGGccaaaatgttcatttaaacaTCAGTATCAACACAGAATTCACAACCACTGCGTCCCTAGTTTTATATTtgatgtatttaatattaatctgtttttatttggtAATATGCgagacacataaacacaacacTTGAAGTCAACAGACTCACAGACATCCCACAAGCATCTACACCATCGCCTCCTTATTCTTTCTCTACAACCAAGTTTTTAAAGACTGAAACTAAAAACACAGACCTGTACATAAACAGCCCCAAACACTCCCCTCCTGGTCATGCGTCTATAAATAACTACTTGCGCCACACACCTGTTTGCCCTTGTTATCCTGCCCCACCCCACCCTTAACCAGTCTAAAGGTATCTGGCATCAATCCACAGTGAAAGCCTCCCCCAGTCCAAGCCTGAGGCCTTGCTCACTGCTTCATtatcaataaatatttatcatTCACATTTGGGGTTGGGGGTCCTTAAGTTTCTGTGGCTAATTACTAAGAGAAATCTGAAATGTGATAAGCTTTGAGGGCTCAAACCCCTTGCTTCCTTCTCTGCAATGTTTACTCTGCAGATTGTCAAAAGACGTGGCTGATccttttagttttttagtttattCAGTCCTTTATCCACCACCTCAGATTTCCAGTCATCCACATACAGCACACACTGACTCAACCCTGTCTTGGGTAAACAAACTTATTGAGTAACCTGGGTTACCTGGTTTAATCTTCACAATACATTCTAtttaaatgtttgcagaatCCAAATCtcaaaagccaaaaaaaacaaaacaaaacaatatttcttagatatatatacacacacacatgtatgtatatacattaACTATATACACACATGTGAGTCCCGTGTGCTGACCCCGACAATGCAGTGACTGTTACAACTCCTCCCCTGTGTAATAACAGATGCATTGTCCACAGTTTCCAGTGTTGTGCATTCATCTCCCACACCCATCTGTTTCTGCCATGAAAGCTGCGCTCAAGCTGTACAGCGAGGGGTAACTATCCGCGGAGCTCCGCGCCTCTGCACAATCACTGCACGCACTGATCTGTCACTGGCAAAGACTTGTGTTTATTACAGCTCTCCACCCATTCAGCTAAACATGCAGACAGTGATTGGACTGGGCTGGCAGCCTGGATCTCTGCTCAAACTGCAGGAAAGACGCTTTCGGCGAGGCGCTGACAGCTTCTGCACACGCTGATTTTCTCCTCCATCACAGCGGAGCAACACGTCTAGCTAATCAGCCATGctatttaattaataaaaatggGATTAATAACTCACTGAGCCAAGATTCAAGCGACTCCCCTTCCTGGTACGCCATAGCACTACAAACATCGCGTGATGTCACCGGCGTGTGCGCGAGAGTccgaagaaaaaaaatattgtcggaATTAATttcacaaaaagacaaaatctaattttaaaatatatagttCTTCAATTTTGGcactaaaaatgtaaaatgagaaTTTTCAGAAaggagctttttttttattccaaaggCACCTGCGAGACTACTAACCCGGGGTCCTAACAGACGCTCACACTTTCAAGATGGCTGCTTCCATCTCAGGATTATTAAAACCTTGGACGCCgaggtaaaagaaaaacaacccttTTACTAACACGCACACATTAGCAGGCGGTTTCGAGTTGTACGTTATTTATACATTAATATAATTTGAGTGACTACAAATTAAACTAACTAGCTGTGGTATTACATTTAAACCAGTCCCCCAAAGAGGTGAAGGGTGTAATGTTtagcacattttatttttattaagacAGAATTGacagttttcttctttatcaACAGATTATCTTATCGTTTTGAAAATAATGATAAATGGATCCCACATGTAATTAATATCTGCATGTTTTcacttattattttatattatttataaaacaaATCAGCAAATATACGTCGGCCGGTTGtttttaggtacacctgttcagctgctcGTTAACAAAATATCTATTCAGCCATGGCACCAACTGAGTTCatttagacatggtcaagacgacCGGCTCAAGTTCAAACTGaccatcagaatgaggaagagagGTGAAGCAGATGAGCTCCAGCTGCAGAAGTCCACACCGGCTGCCAtctctgtcagctaagaacaggaaaattAGGCTACAATTTACACAGACTCAACAAAATTCGATAAAAAGATTGGAAATACgttacctggtgtaatgagtcttgatttctgctgcgaCGTTTGGATGGTGGGGTCAGCATTGGTGTAGTGGATATTTTTCCTTGAGTACCTTAGCACCAActttcatttaaacaccacagcctacctgagtgttTTTGCTGATCACGTCTCTTTATGACCAGAGTTAATCATCTTCGGTTTGCTGCTTCCTGAATGCTCCAAGTCACAAAGCTCACATGATCTCAAACttgccacagtcaccagatctcatcTCCAATAAACCATCGTTAGTTTGTG includes the following:
- the gga3b gene encoding ADP-ribosylation factor-binding protein GGA3 isoform X2, which encodes MKNCGRRFHNEVGKYRFLNELIKVVSPKYMGDSAPEKVKLKIVEMLYSWTVAFPSETKIGEAYQTLKRQGLVAHDPELPLDRTLIPSPPTRPKHPVFDNEDMGKLLAELLRSKNPEDLQEANRLIKNMVKEDEARVQKVTKRIHTLEEVNINVKLLTEMLSHYNKDSSTDSDKEIIKELYERCDKLRRAAFKMATETEDNDTSLGDILQASDDLSRVINAYKKIVEGQPINGDSEESLSTAGHSESETTDTLIDLAGLDVPSPPQPAAPPPQPSHPVAADLTVIPIPVLPPPPKRLAGSQGSSPSHPPASKASTALSLLDDELLSLGLNDPPTSQSSQSKPKLDEISNQWSSLQAPATSVGMFGSIACSGPVVPPAEPAVTHSLQNLQDLAMMGFSDHKSLSNQTTARGTSFGVPAAAPPLVPVQGSPSSAALLQGPLPGSPALSHVKAHSFDSAPGSPLFRSLSPCHPPLQGSPARANEISLSNVHVPLEAIRPSKVLPVTAYDKDGVRMLLNFASDCPPGRPDVLVMVVSMLNTAPLPVHNVVLQAAVPKSMKLKLQPPSGTELAPFNPILPPASITQIMLLANPAKDKVRLRYKLAFTLGDRPCNEVGEVDQFPPPEMWGHL
- the gga3b gene encoding ADP-ribosylation factor-binding protein GGA3 isoform X1, translated to MAYQEGESLESWLNKATHPTNRQEDWEYIIGFCDQINKELEGPQIAVTLLVHKIHSPQEWEALQALTVLEACMKNCGRRFHNEVGKYRFLNELIKVVSPKYMGDSAPEKVKLKIVEMLYSWTVAFPSETKIGEAYQTLKRQGLVAHDPELPLDRTLIPSPPTRPKHPVFDNEDMGKLLAELLRSKNPEDLQEANRLIKNMVKEDEARVQKVTKRIHTLEEVNINVKLLTEMLSHYNKDSSTDSDKEIIKELYERCDKLRRAAFKMATETEDNDTSLGDILQASDDLSRVINAYKKIVEGQPINGDSEESLSTAGHSESETTDTLIDLAGLDVPSPPQPAAPPPQPSHPVAADLTVIPIPVLPPPPKRLAGSQGSSPSHPPASKASTALSLLDDELLSLGLNDPPTSQSSQSKPKLDEISNQWSSLQAPATSVGMFGSIACSGPVVPPAEPAVTHSLQNLQDLAMMGFSDHKSLSNQTTARGTSFGVPAAAPPLVPVQGSPSSAALLQGPLPGSPALSHVKAHSFDSAPGSPLFRSLSPCHPPLQGSPARANEISLSNVHVPLEAIRPSKVLPVTAYDKDGVRMLLNFASDCPPGRPDVLVMVVSMLNTAPLPVHNVVLQAAVPKSMKLKLQPPSGTELAPFNPILPPASITQIMLLANPAKDKVRLRYKLAFTLGDRPCNEVGEVDQFPPPEMWGHL